DNA from Ignavibacteria bacterium:
AATCGCTCCATAAAAATTTACGATTACACTTGATTTTTAACATAACAGCCACGACTGAATAGCCACGACCTTCAGGTCGTGGTTTAATGCGCCCCCACACTCCTCGGGGCTTTAGCCCCAGATTTCCCCGGAAAACTCACCTCAACAACGTCATCTTTCGCGATAGCGAAACGCCTTTCCCTTCAAGCCGGTATAGATAAACCCCTGAAGGAAGGCCATCTGAATTAAAACTTACTGAATGCCGCCCCTGCGTAAACTCCCTTTGGGCAATAACTGCCACTTCCCTTCCCAGCATGTCGTAGAGCCGGATGGAATACTGCCCGGCCTCAGAAACGGTAAAAATAATTGTAGTGGAAGGATTAAAAGGATTAGGATAGTTCTGCTGGAGTTCAAAACCTGAAGGCTTAAGGCTGCCATTTTCCACGAGAGTTTCTTCTTTCGGAAAGAAATATTTCAGCATGTCATCCAGCGTGGCTCTCCAGAGCCCCCAGCTGTGCCCTTCAGGATATTCACCCCACTTAAGAGCGTACCCTTTCTGAAGAAGTGAATCCTTAAACGGCCTCCAGAACTGATACAGCCCCTCATAGCTTCCCCAGACTGAAAATAACTTTACCGGCTGCAGGGGTTTTGAGCTTATAAGCTGCGCAGCCTCATAGTTGTAAGGCTGAAAGGCTCCTGAATGAAGGCCGCAGTTGCCGAAAATATCCGGATGGTTGAATGAAATGAGTGCCGAAATGTTGCCCCCGTAGGAATCCCCAAGCACCAGGCGGCCCTTGGGATCTTTAATTGTTTTATAAAGTGAGTCTATAAGAGGCACAAGTTCATAAGCAAAGAATTCCCTGTACTGTATCCTTTTTCCTCCTGCATACTCGTCGTTGCGGTTATTGGGCTGAACAAAAACCGCAATAACAGGTTTTATTTTCCCGCTGTCCAGGAGGTTATCTATTACATTTACAGCGCTCCCCAGGCCGATATAATCAAAACCGTCCTGGAAGTATATAGCAGGGTATCTTTCAGCATCTTCAGGGCTGTAGCCCGGGGGAAGATATATCCTTATCTGGTAGTTAATGGAAGCCTTTTGGCTGTAAGTGGTTCTCTCCTCAACCTTCCCGTGAGGAACTGAAGGCTTATAGTTAATCTCCCAGGGCTGGACATACCCCGGCATGGCAAATTCGGAGTTTGGGCCGTAGCCGCCGCTTACCTGGTGAGGATTCAAGGGGTCCAGTATCCAGCTGCTGCCGTTAAGAACCAGTTTATAGTCCAGCCTTGCGTTTTGTTCAAATGTACCCGTGAAATAATAAAGGTCTGTGCCTGAAAGCTTTACCATCATGTTCTTTGCAGCATTCCAGTCATTAAAGTCCCCTGCAACACTGACAGAAGCAGCGTTTCCGCGGTAGAGGAAGTTAGCCGTACTGCCATCTATAAAAGGAATGCCTTTGGTCTTTGCGTAATTCATAAAGCTGTCAATAACCGCTGCCTGCGCCTGCGGGCTGCCGTTAAGTGTGTTTACGCGTGAGATAAAATTCTGGAATTCAGACTGAGGAAGAAGAATAGCAGGACAAAAACAAAGGACCAGCAATAAAGTAAGCTTTTTCATGAATGCCCCTTAGCTGTAAAAAAAAGGCGGACATTTTGCCCGCCTTTATTATACTCATTCTTTACTTAAGAAGCATCATTTTTTTGGTCTCTTTATAATTGCCGGCATTTAACATATAAATGTAAATTCCGCTCGGGATGTTCCCGGCATTAAATTCAACCCTGTACTTCCCTGATGCCTGCTCCTGATTTACAAGAGTTGCAACTTCACGCCCCAGGAGGTCAAACACCTTTAGAGACACAAAGCTGTTCTCCGGCAGCTGATAGCTCAGAGAAGTTGATGGGTTAAACGGATTGGGATAATTCTGCTCCAGGCTGTAGCTGGAAGGCTTTGCCGTTCCTTCTTCTTTTTCAACTCCCACATAGGTTTCATTCGAAGCCCTCAGGTTGTCAAAGCAGATAAATCCTGAGCTGGGGCTTCCGGGGTTATACGTCATCTGGAAGCTGTCGAACTTAAGCTGTCCGTCCAAAACTCCGTTACCCTTTCCTTCCCATACTCCAACACCGTCCCGTACAATATTCCAGCTTACAAGGCGCCACCCTAGAAAGTCAATCGTATACCAGGGGCTGACTTCAAGGCCTGAGAAGTTGCTTCCATCGGCTACACAGAAACGGAACTTGTTCCCGCTGCCGTCACCGAAAATATAAGCCTGCACTATGCCGCTATTGCTGAATGTAATAGTTTTGGGAGCACCTGAACTTAAATATTCCCTTAATAACCATGAGGAAGCGCTTTTGTCGAAACTGTAGTTAAGCTGCATGCTGCTGCTGCTTCCATAGAATTTGTATGTGCTGCTTGAGGCAAAACTGGTTCCTGTATTTACAACACCTGACGAATAATCAGAGGGGTTTGCCCAGCTGGCTGTAAACCCGCTTTCAAACTTGTCAATATAAGTCATTGCGGGCAGCTTCCTGCCTGTCTTAAATGTGTACGCCTTTTCTGAACTTATTGCATTCTTGAACTGGTCTTCAACGCCTGGGGAAATCACAACACTGTAGCTTTCATTTTCAAGAAGTGTGTCAGCCGGGAAAAAGCTGAAGACGCATTCCTGGCCATTAAGAGCATAGTAACTGCCCTTCATCGGAATAACTGTCTGGTCTGAATTTTTCACCAGCTTTATTCTTCCGCTTATTGTAGAAGTGTTAAGTTGCTCATTAAATGCAATGTTGATAAGCGGCATCGGTTCTACATTATCCCTGTTATCCTGCGGATAAATGGATTCCACCACCGGAGCTGTGACATCCTGAACCTTGGTCCTGAATGAGTAACTGTAGCTGTCGCCTCCGACGCCGTCCTTGTTGCCGTCCAGGTGCAGTCCATGCGGGCTTTCCTCTGCCGCACCGGAAATTGTCAGCGTAAGCGCCGTATTAAATGGCAGCGATGAGGTACTTACTGTAACTCTCTTGTCGCTCTGCCATGTAAAAGTAAGGGGAACCTGGGGATTTATGGAAATTGCAGATTCAACCGTTGCCCTGTTCATTACGCGCGTAAAATCTATTATAATATCCTTTTTCCCGGGGTAAAGTGAGTCTCCGGGTGCCGGAATTATAGATGCTACAGCAGGAGGAATGGTTGCAAACAGATCCTTGTCTGCAAAAGCATTTTTACCTGCCAGCACTGTTACCGTGGATGAATCGCTGAAGTACCCGGGGGCTTCATAGTACACTTTATACTGCCCCGGCGTAAGCTCATCAAACATAAAAAATCCGTTATTCAGGCTGTCGCCCATGCAAATTTTTGGCTCCATTGTATTTGAAGCATCCAGAGCCTTAAGCGTAACCTTTACCTTGTTTACAGGCACCTTTGCGTCATCGGGAGTTAAATATGTATAGCTTACCTTCAGGTCGGGGTCCCTTACAACGCCTGCAATAATGCCTGTTGTAAGAGCAGGTTTTCCCCAGTATGCCAGAAAAGCCTTTGCAATTGCCCAGGCCTCATGCTTGAGGTAATTCTGGCTTCTAAGACGGTAGGATTCCGGTACGTAATCATGAAATGAACTTTCTGACAATGTACCCGGCGAATTCAACCCCACAAAGACACCAAGATATGGCCCCGTTGAATTGTAGAATGTAAAGTCGCCAAAAACATCCAGCCTAGTGGTCCTGTGGGCGCCATAGATTTCCTTGCCGACAAGGTCTGCCATTGTCTTCGACGGCGGGTACGTAGGAGCACTTGTGGTTCCCTGGTAAAGCATAAGTGTGTAGTTGGCTCTGCTGCTGGTTCCGGTGGCATTGCTGTGAATGGAATGAAAATAATCAGGATTAAATGTGTTTGCCAGTGCCGCAATCTTTGAAGTGGGCTGAAGGTCATCCTCTTCGGTGTTTGTAATCCTCGACATGATGACGGTAGCTCCCATCTTCTCAAGAATGTCGCGAAGATATAAGCCCCTGGAAAGATTTCCTTCCGATTCCCAGTAATCCGTCTCCAGAATATGCCTGTCATTTGAAGTGTAGCCGCCATGACCCGGATTAATAAATATTTTGATTCCGGAGAGGCTCTGTCCGAATATTAGCGGAACATTAAACAGGACAAAAAATAGTAGCAAAAACTGTTTTTTCATCTTTTCCCCCGTTATTCCATTTTAAGCTTCATTGAATAAATGCTTCCGTCCACGCTGTTAAAAAGTATACTGTTTCCGTCGCTGGCCCAGACGGGATACATTTCAATCAGGTCACTGGTATCTGTAAGCTGGTATTTATTCGTGCCGTCGGAAGAAGAAACAAATATTTCAGATCCGGTAATGAACTCACCGTTATCCTTCTCCACCATGTACGTAATCCACTTGCCGTCGGGTGACCAGTTTGGGGCCGAAATATTTCCCAGGCTGACCATATTTTTTCCATCCAGATCGGATATAAATGCCCCCTTATGGACTTCGGTAAAGAGTATCTTGGTTCCGTCGGGCGAAAGTGAAGGCCATATATACTGCCCTCCCTCAAAGGGAGAAAATTCCTTTTTTGCGCCGTTCATATAAAGAATAATTTTCCCGTCAACATTGTAAACTGCCAGATCACTGGCTCCTGTTTTATTCAGGCGCGATCCGTCGGCTTTTAGTATAACATTGCCGCTTGCCATATATGCGACGTTATTGCTTGCAAGGACCTTTGGTGTTGAGAGCTCTGTTGCAGTAACTATAACCTGTGACTTCAAGTCCTCCAGGCTCCGCCTGACTAAACTCTGATTATGCCTTAAACCCCTTTCATCCAGATTATTTGCCCGGTAAATAATTGCCTTGTTATCGTTAGAAAAAACATACTCATAGCCTGCCCCTTCTTCGGTGGCAAACGGAATAATTTTTTTTGCAGATACATCATAATACCAGATTCCCTTGTAGCTGGCTGAAGTAAAAAATATCTTTAATCCATCGGGCGAATTCTTGGGGAAATAGAACTCGCCCTGCGACTTATCTGTAAGTTTTAGGGTTTCAACAACAGAAAGCTTTTGTGCGGATATAAAAGAGGACAGTAGAATGATTACAAAGAAAGAGTAGAATATTTTTTTCATTTGAGCCTCCTTAATGGAAGATTAAGCTTTTTCATTAGCATCCTTTATTGATATTAAGACAAAAAAAAAGGCGGGCACTTTGCCCGCCGTAATAATACTCATTCTTTACTTAAGAAGCATCATTTTTTTGGTCTCTTTATAATTGCCGGCATTTAACATATAAATGTAAATTCCGCTCGGGATGTTCCCGGCATTAAATTCAACCCTGTACTTCCCTGATGCCTGCTCCTGATTTACAAGAGTAGCGACCTCGCGTCCTAAAAGGTCAAACACCTTTAGAGACACAAAGCTGTTCTCCGGTAACTGATAACTTAATGTAGTAGATGGGTTAAAAGGATTGGGATAATTCTGCTCCAGGCTGTAGCTGGAAGGCTTAACCGCCCCGTTTTCTTTTTCAACTCCCACATATGGCTTTACTGCCGTGCGGAGGTCGTCAAAGAACAGCAATCCTGAAGTCGGGCTTCCAGGTGTATAGGTAAACTGGAAGCTGTCGAACTTAAGCTGTCCGTCCAAAGCTCCGTTACCCTTTGTATTTCCATCCCATACTCCAACGCCGTCTTTACCCATATCCCAGGAAACAAGCTTCCAGCCTGCCCAGTCAATTGTGTACCATGGGCTTACTTCAAGGCCCGAGAAGTCAGCTCCATCTGCGACACAGAAACGGAACTTGTTATTGCTGCCGTCACCGAAAACATAGGACTGAAGAATGTTCTGGCTGGTAAATGTCACGTTTTTCGGAGTTCCTGTGCTTAAGTATTCCCTGATGAACCATGATGAAGCGTTCTTATCCCAGCTGTAGTTAAGCTGCATACTGACCCTGCTTCCTGAGAAGCGGTTGGTAATAGAGAGATTTTTAGCAATGCTGGTTTCTGAGGCAATTATTCCCGAAGGAGAAGTTGCATTTGGGCCTGCCCAGTTGGTAAGCAGGTCGAGTTCAAAATTGTCTATCGAAGTAATTGTTGCCGATTCACTTCCGGTCTTAAAAGTGTAAACAATGTTCGAAGGAACCCCGTTGCCATACTGGTCTGAAAGTCCCGCAGAAACGATTACGTTATAAGTCTCATTCGGCAGAAGTGCACTGCTCGGGAAAAGGCTGACTACAGCCTTGCCGTTTGTCAGTGGATAATACTTTGTCGTTACTCCAATGGGCACATTGCCTGCTGCCTTAACGAGCTGGACTTTACCCGATAAGGTGCCGGTATTTAAAAGCTCGTTGAAGCTTAAATTTATAAGCGGTATCAGCTCAACATTTTCCAGTTTATCGGACGGGTAAAGCGATTCAATCACAGGAGCCCAGACGTCTTTACTCCTGGTTTTGAATGAAAAACTGTAGCTGTCGCCTCCAACGCCATCTTTGTTGCCATCCAGAAAGATTCCCTCAATTTGTCCCTTCGCCGTTCCGGCAATGGTAAGCGTCATGGCAGTACCAAAAGGAAGACCTGAGGTACTGATCTTAACTTCCGCATCGTTAGTCCAGCTGAATGTAAGCGGGGCGCTTGGAGTAGTGGAAATTGCAGCTTCTACGGAAGCCGTATTCATTGCCCTTGTAAAATCAATGACAATACTCTGATTGCCCGGATAGATTGAATCTACGCTTGCAGGACTGAAAGTAACAGAAGACACTTCCGCCTGGGAATTTGAAACCAGGTATTTATCGGCAAAATTGTTTTTACCGGCAAGAACATTGACCGTGGATGAGTCCTTAAAGTAACCCACAGCTTCGTAGACAAGCGTATAGGAACCCGGAGTTACTTCATCGAACATAAAA
Protein-coding regions in this window:
- a CDS encoding T9SS type A sorting domain-containing protein; this translates as MNKRILLFFVLFLNASLIFAQDLNGVKVLINPGHGGLDPANDRNIPTTGFWESVGNLSKGLYLREILQKLGATVVMSRTTNYDADDLPLSSIVAMANNNNVQYMHSIHSNAAGGNYTLMLYQGTNSTPTYPDSKVMSQYIGNEIYSAHRTTDLRLAGDFDFYGTGRAYLGVFKGLTMPGSLSEGSFHDYIPESWRLRNEAYLKHEAWAIAKAFLSFWGRPPLSTGIAAGIVRDVDKASVYSIINASDAKKPVNNIKVTLRANDASNAMTPRVYTGDNYNNGFFMFDEVTPGSYTLVYEAVGYFKDSSTVNVLAGKNNFADKYLVSNSQAEVSSVTFSPASVDSIYPGNQSIVIDFTRAMNTASVEAAISTTPSAPLTFSWTNDAEVKISTSGLPFGTAMTLTIAGTAKGQIEGIFLDGNKDGVGGDSYSFSFKTRSKDVWAPVIESLYPSDKLENVELIPLINLSFNELLNTGTLSGKVQLVKAAGNVPIGVTTKYYPLTNGKAVVSLFPSSALLPNETYNVIVSAGLSDQYGNGVPSNIVYTFKTGSESATITSIDNFELDLLTNWAGPNATSPSGIIASETSIAKNLSITNRFSGSRVSMQLNYSWDKNASSWFIREYLSTGTPKNVTFTSQNILQSYVFGDGSNNKFRFCVADGADFSGLEVSPWYTIDWAGWKLVSWDMGKDGVGVWDGNTKGNGALDGQLKFDSFQFTYTPGSPTSGLLFFDDLRTAVKPYVGVEKENGAVKPSSYSLEQNYPNPFNPSTTLSYQLPENSFVSLKVFDLLGREVATLVNQEQASGKYRVEFNAGNIPSGIYIYMLNAGNYKETKKMMLLK
- a CDS encoding T9SS type A sorting domain-containing protein; amino-acid sequence: MKKLTLLLVLCFCPAILLPQSEFQNFISRVNTLNGSPQAQAAVIDSFMNYAKTKGIPFIDGSTANFLYRGNAASVSVAGDFNDWNAAKNMMVKLSGTDLYYFTGTFEQNARLDYKLVLNGSSWILDPLNPHQVSGGYGPNSEFAMPGYVQPWEINYKPSVPHGKVEERTTYSQKASINYQIRIYLPPGYSPEDAERYPAIYFQDGFDYIGLGSAVNVIDNLLDSGKIKPVIAVFVQPNNRNDEYAGGKRIQYREFFAYELVPLIDSLYKTIKDPKGRLVLGDSYGGNISALISFNHPDIFGNCGLHSGAFQPYNYEAAQLISSKPLQPVKLFSVWGSYEGLYQFWRPFKDSLLQKGYALKWGEYPEGHSWGLWRATLDDMLKYFFPKEETLVENGSLKPSGFELQQNYPNPFNPSTTIIFTVSEAGQYSIRLYDMLGREVAVIAQREFTQGRHSVSFNSDGLPSGVYLYRLEGKGVSLSRKMTLLR
- a CDS encoding T9SS type A sorting domain-containing protein, with translation MKKQFLLLFFVLFNVPLIFGQSLSGIKIFINPGHGGYTSNDRHILETDYWESEGNLSRGLYLRDILEKMGATVIMSRITNTEEDDLQPTSKIAALANTFNPDYFHSIHSNATGTSSRANYTLMLYQGTTSAPTYPPSKTMADLVGKEIYGAHRTTRLDVFGDFTFYNSTGPYLGVFVGLNSPGTLSESSFHDYVPESYRLRSQNYLKHEAWAIAKAFLAYWGKPALTTGIIAGVVRDPDLKVSYTYLTPDDAKVPVNKVKVTLKALDASNTMEPKICMGDSLNNGFFMFDELTPGQYKVYYEAPGYFSDSSTVTVLAGKNAFADKDLFATIPPAVASIIPAPGDSLYPGKKDIIIDFTRVMNRATVESAISINPQVPLTFTWQSDKRVTVSTSSLPFNTALTLTISGAAEESPHGLHLDGNKDGVGGDSYSYSFRTKVQDVTAPVVESIYPQDNRDNVEPMPLINIAFNEQLNTSTISGRIKLVKNSDQTVIPMKGSYYALNGQECVFSFFPADTLLENESYSVVISPGVEDQFKNAISSEKAYTFKTGRKLPAMTYIDKFESGFTASWANPSDYSSGVVNTGTSFASSSTYKFYGSSSSMQLNYSFDKSASSWLLREYLSSGAPKTITFSNSGIVQAYIFGDGSGNKFRFCVADGSNFSGLEVSPWYTIDFLGWRLVSWNIVRDGVGVWEGKGNGVLDGQLKFDSFQMTYNPGSPSSGFICFDNLRASNETYVGVEKEEGTAKPSSYSLEQNYPNPFNPSTSLSYQLPENSFVSLKVFDLLGREVATLVNQEQASGKYRVEFNAGNIPSGIYIYMLNAGNYKETKKMMLLK